A genomic stretch from Terriglobus sp. RCC_193 includes:
- a CDS encoding DsbA family protein yields the protein MRTQSLLSLAAAVAIAVGSAAIAQAPAADPFPAVNQKYFDAASPTAADVNAFLKAIWGYDTNRSWKVMAIQKTQAPGVSKVTIFVADKSQGNKVDSVRFFVTPDAKYAIADTVFRFGAHPFEDNAKVLAAEANGPATGAADKKILFVEFADLQCPHCKEAEPVLEQLQKDFPQARFVYQNYPLVEIHPFAYKSAATGNCVAQARGDAAFFTYIKDVFAHQEGLTDAMADTTIANAVKAAGADPAAMATCAASPAAKTRLDGQMALAEKLGVDQTPMLAVNGHLMPLGGVPYETLKQVIDWDLKQEGLK from the coding sequence ATGCGAACCCAGTCCTTGCTCTCCCTTGCTGCTGCCGTGGCTATTGCGGTTGGCTCTGCCGCTATTGCTCAGGCACCCGCCGCTGACCCGTTTCCGGCTGTCAACCAGAAGTACTTCGATGCCGCTTCGCCTACCGCGGCGGACGTGAACGCCTTCCTCAAGGCCATCTGGGGCTACGACACCAACCGTTCGTGGAAAGTAATGGCCATCCAGAAGACACAGGCTCCGGGCGTGAGTAAGGTGACCATCTTCGTGGCGGACAAGAGCCAGGGCAACAAGGTCGACAGCGTACGCTTCTTCGTTACACCAGACGCCAAGTACGCCATCGCCGATACCGTCTTCCGCTTCGGTGCGCACCCCTTCGAGGACAACGCCAAAGTGCTCGCCGCCGAAGCCAACGGCCCCGCCACCGGCGCCGCCGACAAGAAGATCCTCTTCGTAGAATTCGCGGATCTCCAATGCCCGCACTGCAAGGAAGCCGAGCCGGTTCTGGAGCAGTTGCAGAAGGACTTTCCGCAGGCGCGTTTCGTCTACCAGAACTACCCGCTGGTGGAGATTCACCCCTTCGCCTACAAGTCCGCTGCAACTGGCAACTGCGTAGCGCAGGCCAGGGGCGATGCCGCCTTCTTCACCTACATCAAGGACGTCTTCGCCCACCAGGAAGGTCTGACGGACGCGATGGCAGATACCACCATTGCCAACGCCGTAAAGGCCGCCGGCGCTGACCCCGCTGCGATGGCCACCTGTGCCGCCTCACCCGCCGCCAAAACCAGGCTGGACGGGCAGATGGCGCTGGCAGAGAAGCTGGGCGTAGACCAAACCCCCATGCTCGCGGTCAACGGCCACCTGATGCCCCTGGGTGGCGTACCCTACGAGACACTCAAGCAAGTCATCGACTGGGACCTGAAGCAGGAAGGTTTGAAGTAA
- a CDS encoding NAD+ synthase has product MKIALAQLNPTVGDFKGNTARILDHAKRAGEMGADLVVFPELAIPGYPPQDLLEDDNFLAHCQRSLDTIAQSTAQPGMPAILCGTALASAIRPGKRACNIAALCHGGKVQFVQQKMLLPFYDVFDEQRYFQPAESQSLVEFRGEILAITICEDAWNDKDFWSERLYANDPVERLLTCTLDGRKPTLLLNISASPYWEGKQQVRRSMIGAIAKRHGVPAAMSAQVGGNDSLLFDGASFVVNREGETVAVAKSFEEDLLLVDTALTHAQSIAPVVDDIVATWQGLAMGIRDYVRKCGFSKVLIALSGGIDSAVVAALAVDAVGKENVMGIGMPSEYSSSGSVEDALALAKNLGIHCEIIAIRDIFHAMDKGLKPLFAGTPFGLAEENMQARIRGTLLMSVSNKFGHLVLTTGNKSEMSVGYCTLYGDMVGALAVIGDVWKTRVYQLARYANREREVIPENTILKPPSAELRPDQKDTDSLPPYEVLDPILQAYVERYESAEEIMTSQGMDRDRVEQVLRLVERSEYKRQQAAPVLKVTAKSFGTGRRFPLAARTRQP; this is encoded by the coding sequence GTGAAGATTGCACTGGCGCAGTTGAACCCCACCGTAGGCGATTTCAAAGGCAACACCGCACGCATTCTGGACCATGCGAAACGTGCCGGAGAGATGGGCGCGGATCTGGTTGTGTTTCCAGAGCTTGCCATTCCCGGCTATCCGCCGCAGGATCTGCTGGAAGACGATAACTTCCTCGCCCACTGCCAGCGTTCACTGGACACGATTGCGCAATCCACGGCTCAGCCCGGCATGCCCGCCATTCTCTGCGGAACAGCATTAGCATCGGCAATTCGCCCCGGTAAGCGCGCCTGCAACATCGCCGCCCTCTGCCATGGCGGCAAAGTGCAGTTTGTGCAGCAGAAGATGTTGCTGCCGTTCTACGACGTCTTCGACGAACAGCGCTACTTCCAGCCTGCGGAATCGCAATCCCTGGTGGAGTTTCGTGGTGAGATACTCGCCATCACCATCTGCGAGGACGCGTGGAACGACAAGGATTTCTGGTCGGAACGACTCTACGCCAATGATCCCGTGGAGCGTCTGCTCACCTGCACGCTCGATGGCCGCAAACCCACGCTGCTGCTGAACATCTCTGCTTCGCCCTATTGGGAAGGGAAGCAGCAGGTGCGCCGCAGCATGATCGGCGCCATTGCAAAGCGTCACGGCGTCCCGGCAGCCATGTCCGCGCAGGTGGGCGGCAATGACAGTCTTCTCTTCGACGGCGCCTCCTTCGTCGTCAATCGCGAAGGAGAAACCGTCGCTGTGGCCAAGAGTTTTGAAGAAGACCTGCTGCTCGTTGACACTGCGCTCACGCATGCGCAATCCATAGCGCCTGTTGTCGATGACATCGTGGCCACGTGGCAAGGCCTCGCAATGGGTATCCGGGATTACGTGCGCAAGTGCGGCTTCTCAAAGGTTCTGATTGCTCTCAGCGGCGGCATCGACTCTGCAGTTGTCGCTGCGCTGGCTGTGGACGCTGTCGGTAAAGAGAACGTGATGGGCATCGGTATGCCCAGTGAATACTCCTCCAGCGGCTCGGTCGAGGACGCACTCGCCCTGGCAAAGAATCTTGGTATTCACTGTGAAATCATTGCGATTCGCGACATATTTCATGCGATGGATAAAGGCTTGAAGCCGCTCTTTGCCGGGACCCCGTTTGGTCTTGCGGAAGAGAACATGCAGGCGCGCATTCGCGGCACGTTACTCATGAGCGTCTCCAACAAGTTCGGCCATCTGGTGCTGACCACCGGCAACAAAAGCGAAATGTCCGTGGGCTATTGCACGCTTTACGGCGACATGGTCGGTGCGCTGGCTGTCATTGGTGATGTCTGGAAGACCAGGGTCTACCAGCTTGCCCGTTATGCCAACCGCGAGCGCGAGGTCATCCCGGAAAACACCATCCTCAAACCACCCAGCGCGGAGCTTCGCCCGGACCAGAAGGACACAGACTCGCTACCACCCTACGAGGTGCTCGATCCCATCCTTCAGGCATACGTGGAGCGCTACGAATCGGCGGAAGAGATTATGACTTCGCAGGGAATGGATCGCGACCGCGTGGAACAGGTGCTGCGGCTGGTAGAGCGCAGTGAATACAAGCGCCAGCAGGCCGCCCCTGTGCTAAAGGTCACAGCCAAGAGCTTTGGCACAGGCCGCCGGTTCCCATTGGCAGCACGCACCCGTCAGCCATAA
- a CDS encoding NCS2 family permease, protein MLLRQTLERYFDFAALHATWRTEILAGLTTFLTMAYIIFVNPAILSKTGMPIAAVTAATCLCAAFGSILMGFLARYPLALAPGMGLNAYFTYTVCLKMHIPWQTALGAVFLSGIVFLLLTVGGIRQLLVEAIPRELHASVAGGVGLFIAFIGLMESGIIVRDPDTTVALGNLRAPGTALALFGLLLIGVLQILRVRASILIGIAGTLLTGYVFGQVHLASQPFSFRAITATAFHLDIRGALHTGALEIIFVFLFVDLFDNVGTLVAVTKKAGLITDDAKIPRLSRIFFADATATIAGSLAGTSTVCSYIESSAGVAAGGRTGIPAIVTGLCFLVSMFVAPLVGAIPSSATAPALIIVGALMLGSIAEVNWSEPTVAIPAFLTLVMIPLTYSIANGLGIGITSFALLRLFSGNASRRDWLLFVLAALFVARFLFLSHH, encoded by the coding sequence ATGCTTTTGCGCCAGACACTGGAGCGCTACTTCGACTTCGCTGCTCTTCACGCCACATGGCGCACGGAGATACTTGCGGGCCTTACCACCTTTCTGACGATGGCTTACATCATCTTCGTCAATCCAGCGATCCTGTCGAAGACGGGTATGCCCATTGCAGCCGTAACGGCGGCCACATGCCTCTGCGCCGCGTTCGGCTCCATCCTGATGGGCTTTCTGGCGCGTTATCCGCTGGCCCTGGCGCCGGGCATGGGGTTGAATGCGTACTTTACCTACACGGTCTGCCTGAAGATGCACATTCCCTGGCAGACGGCGCTGGGCGCGGTGTTCCTCTCCGGTATTGTTTTCCTGCTGCTCACTGTTGGTGGTATCCGACAGTTGCTGGTGGAAGCTATCCCGCGCGAACTGCATGCCTCCGTCGCGGGCGGTGTCGGGTTGTTCATCGCCTTCATCGGCCTGATGGAATCGGGCATCATCGTGCGCGATCCGGATACGACTGTCGCGCTGGGCAATCTGCGTGCTCCGGGAACAGCGTTGGCGTTGTTCGGACTGCTGCTGATTGGTGTGCTGCAGATCCTGCGTGTCCGCGCATCCATCCTGATCGGCATTGCCGGAACATTACTCACCGGATATGTCTTCGGACAGGTGCATCTGGCGTCGCAGCCGTTCTCGTTCCGAGCGATCACTGCCACGGCGTTTCATCTGGACATCCGCGGTGCATTGCATACCGGCGCGCTGGAGATCATCTTCGTCTTCCTCTTCGTGGATCTGTTCGACAACGTGGGAACACTCGTTGCCGTAACCAAGAAAGCCGGACTCATTACGGACGATGCGAAGATTCCACGGTTGTCTCGTATCTTCTTCGCTGATGCAACCGCGACGATTGCAGGATCGCTGGCAGGAACCAGCACCGTTTGTTCCTACATCGAATCGTCGGCTGGTGTTGCTGCAGGCGGAAGGACAGGCATTCCGGCCATTGTGACGGGATTGTGCTTCCTGGTGTCGATGTTCGTGGCACCTCTTGTGGGAGCGATCCCGAGTTCGGCTACCGCACCAGCGCTCATCATTGTGGGAGCGTTAATGCTGGGTTCCATTGCCGAGGTGAACTGGAGCGAACCGACCGTCGCCATTCCAGCATTCCTGACGCTGGTGATGATTCCGCTAACGTATTCCATTGCCAATGGGCTTGGCATCGGCATTACCAGCTTCGCGCTGTTGCGGCTGTTCAGCGGCAATGCATCACGACGCGACTGGTTGCTGTTTGTGCTGGCCGCGCTGTTTGTCGCACGCTTTCTCTTCCTGTCACATCACTAA
- a CDS encoding DNA topoisomerase IB, translated as MATIRDEHTRYAARGFCIPFVAMKKAVGVKAPEIILDPVEAAKAAGLRYTTDRQPGYRRIPHGKTFRYTTPDGKVLRDKDALARIRSLVIPPAWTDVWITTYDNGHLQCTGRDARGRKQSRYHPRWRQVRDETKYERMVLFAEALPVIRERVDRDLGQDGLPREKVLATVIRLMEETHIRVGNEEYARTNKSYGLTTMRTKHVEVRGAKVTFDFQGKSRVHHTINLQDRRLAKIIRQISDLPGYELFQYVDEEGNRHSIDSADVNEYLREITGEHFTAKDFRTWAGSVLCCSLLSELEPATSVTEAKKNVVQAIAQVASKLGNTPSVCRKCYVHPAVLERYLGAISAEEAEKKIAQERKSIAKHAAALRAEERELVNLLLQQSLLKQAA; from the coding sequence ATGGCCACTATACGGGACGAGCACACGCGTTACGCTGCTCGCGGATTCTGCATCCCATTCGTTGCGATGAAGAAGGCAGTTGGAGTGAAAGCGCCGGAAATCATTCTTGATCCGGTTGAGGCAGCAAAGGCAGCCGGGCTTCGCTACACAACAGATCGTCAGCCCGGATATCGCCGCATACCGCATGGCAAGACGTTTCGCTACACCACACCCGATGGCAAGGTGTTGCGAGATAAGGACGCGCTCGCACGTATTCGATCGCTGGTGATCCCACCTGCATGGACCGATGTCTGGATCACCACCTATGATAATGGCCATCTGCAATGCACTGGCCGCGACGCTCGCGGACGCAAACAGAGTCGGTACCATCCACGCTGGCGTCAGGTCCGCGACGAAACGAAGTACGAACGGATGGTCCTCTTTGCAGAGGCACTTCCGGTCATTCGAGAACGAGTGGATCGCGATCTGGGGCAGGATGGTTTGCCGCGCGAAAAGGTGCTGGCTACCGTGATCCGCCTGATGGAGGAGACTCATATCCGCGTGGGTAACGAGGAATATGCCCGCACCAACAAAAGCTATGGCCTGACCACGATGCGTACGAAGCATGTGGAGGTTCGTGGTGCAAAGGTTACCTTTGACTTCCAGGGTAAGAGCCGCGTGCACCACACCATCAACCTGCAGGATCGGCGATTGGCGAAGATCATCCGTCAGATCAGCGACCTTCCGGGGTACGAGCTGTTTCAGTACGTGGACGAGGAAGGCAATCGCCACAGCATTGATTCTGCGGATGTAAACGAATATCTGCGCGAGATTACAGGCGAACATTTCACCGCGAAAGACTTCCGCACCTGGGCAGGCAGCGTCCTGTGCTGTTCTTTGCTCAGCGAGTTGGAGCCGGCAACATCCGTTACAGAGGCTAAGAAGAACGTGGTGCAGGCCATTGCGCAGGTGGCGTCCAAGCTTGGAAATACACCCAGCGTGTGCCGTAAATGCTATGTCCATCCAGCGGTTCTGGAACGTTATCTTGGGGCCATCAGCGCAGAAGAAGCGGAGAAAAAGATTGCCCAGGAGCGTAAAAGTATTGCGAAACACGCCGCGGCGTTACGCGCTGAGGAACGAGAACTGGTGAACCTTTTACTTCAGCAATCTCTTTTGAAACAGGCGGCCTGA
- the nadA gene encoding quinolinate synthase NadA, protein MVTRIALASVDSTLRLIRIGEQQGSSCSSALADDPWQYDAVTGYGPGASQRDALPEGSPAQGVIPREYRNATAAELDLRIRAAKHALGDRLVILGHFYQRDEVVKYADFVGDSFQLAQAAKTRPNAEYIVFCGVHFMAETADMLSRPEQSVVLPNLAAGCSMADMADLDTVQDCWEELMELYGSEPDADGRAPVIPVTYMNSSAALKAFCGRNGGIVCTSSNAAKVLEWAFERGQRVLFFPDQHLGRNTAKAMGIPLEQMPVWQPEQALGGNTEEAMRDAKVILWHGYCSVHKRFTVEQIRHARHRHPGVRVLVHPECTMEVVDAADEYGSTDYIKRRIEAAEPGGVFAVGTEINLVQRLADQHPEHTIVCLDSIICPCSTMYRIHPSYLAWVLESMDRGEIVNQIKVPEDVAEPARIALERMLSVKPRGA, encoded by the coding sequence GTGGTTACGAGGATTGCGTTGGCTTCCGTAGACAGTACCCTCCGGCTGATTCGCATTGGTGAACAGCAAGGCTCCAGTTGCTCCTCCGCACTTGCAGATGATCCCTGGCAGTATGACGCCGTCACGGGCTATGGTCCCGGTGCGTCGCAGCGTGATGCACTACCGGAAGGCTCGCCCGCACAGGGCGTGATTCCGCGCGAGTATCGCAATGCGACGGCAGCAGAGCTTGATCTGCGTATCCGCGCTGCGAAACATGCATTGGGCGATCGATTGGTGATCCTTGGCCACTTCTACCAGCGCGATGAAGTGGTGAAGTACGCGGACTTTGTGGGCGATAGTTTTCAGCTTGCGCAAGCGGCAAAGACTCGGCCGAATGCGGAATACATCGTCTTCTGCGGTGTTCACTTTATGGCAGAGACGGCAGATATGTTGTCGCGGCCGGAGCAATCAGTGGTGCTGCCGAACCTTGCAGCCGGATGCTCCATGGCCGACATGGCCGACCTGGACACCGTGCAGGATTGCTGGGAAGAATTGATGGAGCTGTACGGGAGCGAGCCGGACGCCGATGGTCGCGCACCCGTTATCCCCGTCACGTATATGAACTCGTCGGCGGCGTTGAAGGCATTCTGCGGACGCAACGGCGGCATTGTCTGCACGTCCTCCAATGCAGCGAAGGTGCTGGAATGGGCTTTCGAGCGAGGACAACGGGTACTGTTCTTTCCGGATCAGCACCTGGGCCGCAATACGGCGAAAGCCATGGGCATCCCGCTGGAACAGATGCCGGTATGGCAGCCAGAGCAGGCGCTTGGTGGCAATACGGAAGAAGCGATGCGTGATGCGAAGGTGATTCTCTGGCATGGCTACTGCTCTGTACATAAGCGCTTCACGGTAGAGCAGATTCGTCATGCACGGCATCGGCACCCAGGTGTGCGCGTGCTCGTTCATCCCGAATGCACCATGGAAGTGGTCGATGCGGCGGATGAGTACGGTTCGACGGACTACATTAAGAGGCGCATTGAGGCAGCCGAACCCGGCGGTGTGTTTGCCGTTGGCACGGAGATCAACCTGGTGCAGCGGCTTGCGGATCAGCATCCGGAACACACCATTGTCTGCCTGGATTCCATCATCTGCCCATGTTCCACGATGTATCGCATTCATCCGAGCTATCTGGCGTGGGTGCTGGAGTCGATGGATCGCGGCGAGATCGTGAATCAGATTAAGGTTCCAGAAGATGTGGCAGAGCCTGCGCGCATTGCACTGGAACGTATGCTGTCTGTGAAGCCCAGGGGGGCATGA